The Staphylococcus haemolyticus region TCAAATAGAGATTTCATAAGTTTTTTAAATTTGCCCTCTTCTTTTTGAGGTTGCTCTTGATCATCATAATGTTCTGTCGTATCGTGATGACTTTCATTGCTATCATACTTATCATCGTCGTCTACTTTATCTGTTCTTTCATGTGGTTCGTTGTAGTCTTCTTCATAAGTATTTTCATTTTTATTTGACTTACGTTTAAACCAGTCAAATCCACCTGATTTAGAAGTATGTTCTCTCTCGTTATCTTCAATAACTTCTTCTTCAAACTCATCATTATCTTGATAACTCATTGTAACATAATCGAGCAACTCATCAAAAGTGATGCTACTAGATATAGTAGAAATAGCTGATGTGAATTCTGGCTTTCTGATACCCATTTGTGACGGTGTATGAACTCTAATCTTTTCATTTACCATCGTATTAAGTAATTCTTTAACTCCTAATAAGTTTGAAGAACCGCCAGTTACAATGAAACCACCGTTCACTCTAGTTAACCCTAAGTCAACTAATACATCAAACACCTCATCAAAGATATCTTGCATTGTTCTCTCAATTACAGCACTTAAATCTTTCTGAGTATATTCAACTAATTCATCACTGTCTACTTGATCTACACTAAATACATCTTGATCTGATGCAGAGTTAGCATAAGCATGACCATATTGATGTTTTATCTTTTCAGCCGTTTCATATGTAGTATTTAGTTCTTCAGCAATATCATCAGTAATATCGCGACCTGCTAATTCTATTGAATCAGCGTCTACTAATTCTCCACGTTCATAAAAGGCGATTTGAGTTAAATCTTCACCAATATCTATTACACATGCTCCTAATTCTTTTTCAGTAGCTGTAAGAATTGAGCCATAATTATAAGCATCTGAATAAACATCTAAAACATCTACGCCACATGATTCTACACATTTAATCATGTTGATTAAGATAGATTTATGAATTGCAATAACTCCTGCTTCAACTCTTAATGAGTGTCTAGCAATCAATTCTTTAGGGTCCGATACTTCATTATCCCCATCCACAATAAAACGAATAGGGAATACATCAATTACATCAGTATCCGCTACATCATTTTTTTGGCGAATGCCTTCTAGCACTTCTTCAATGTGTGTGCCGTTTATTTCAGTATCTTCATAAAAATCAATTTCATTTGCTTCATCATATACTTCAGTACCTATGATAGGTAATTTTAAGAAAACTTCTTTAATGTCTACACCTGATGCGATAGAAGCTTTTTTAATTGTATCTTTAACTGCTTGTTTAGCAATGTCGAAATCATCAATTAATCCGTTCTTGATACCGCTAGTGTAGGTTTGTCCTGTACCTATCACATTTATTCCATTGTGAAATTTTTCGCCTACTATTGTTTTTACACTTGATGAACCAATATCTATGCTTACATAGTAATGTTCCTCCATAGATAGGCACCTCCTGACAAATTACTATTAAAATACACTATGTTTAGTTTACAATACGTCGAAAGGCTTGTGAACTATAAACACATATTAATATCGAAATTTTTTAATTATTTGAATCTGATTGTTCGTTAATTTTATTTAAAGCGCTTTGTAACTCATCTTTTGCATCAGTTTCTTGTTGTGATTTTTGACGAACATTTTGATCGGATTTTGAATCTCCGCTACTGTTTTCATTATACGGTATAAATGATGCACCTACAGATAAATCTATATAACCTTGGGTTTTCAAGTTGCCAGAGTCGTCTTTTGATAAAGATTGTGACATTTGAGGATAATATTTAATTTTATTAGCAATCGTTTTTATGTTGCCAACTACTTGCATATCATCTTGCATATATAAAAGAATTCGATTAGGGCTATTTTGCTTAGGTGCGTACTTAATTTCTGAAATCATATCTCTAATTTCTGGAGACATCTTAGATAAAGATTTAATCATATTGCTTTTTTCTTCACCTTTAAATCCTTCTAAAATAGGTCCACTTCCGGCAATATTACCATCAAAGTTTTTCAATTCTTGATTTCCTTCTATAATTGGCACATATTTATTCTTTTCTTTAACAACACCTACAACTTGATTTTCAGTTATTTGCACTTTTAACGTATTCGGTAATTGCTTTTTAATTTTTACGTCTTTTATTAAATCATTCTTCTTCAGATTTTGAATACCTTTACGTTTACTATACGTATACATTCTTGAATTATCTTTTACATCCAAAGCTTTTTCAACTTGACTGTTACTCACATTGTTATTTCCACTAATTTTAATATTAGAAATTCTACTTAGTGGTGTAAACATGTAGAGTAAAAATAAAATTATTAATAATACTAAAAATGTAATGATAACGTACTGAATTCTTTTTTGACGCTTCCTTCGCTGAATTCTTAATTGTTCTTTTCTCTCTTGTGGTGATAAATGATCAAATTGTGTACTCTTGGCATGTTTTTTTCTTTTACGATTGTCATTGAACTCTTTAACTCTATCTTTAATAGATAGCTTATATGTGTTTTCACTAGAATTAGTGGAGAGTCTGTGACTATCATTCGTTTTGGTACTTTCAACGTTTTGAGCATTTTCATCTGATGTTTCATTAGATTGTTCAATTGCTTCATTTTGTTCCAATTGTTCGGATTCATTGGATTGATTATTAAAGTTATCTTCATCTATTGATTGATTTTGATCTTGTTGTTTAGAAGTCTCATTAGGCTTATTAATTTTATACAATTGAGCGTCATCTGTGGAAATTTTATTCTTATCCTTATGATTAGCATCATGATTTGAAAGGTGTTCTTCATTGTTTAATTCTCGATTTCTTTTTTCAATAAGACTTTGAATCGAGCTCACCTTATTATCTTTACGTCGTTTATCTTTCACTTGATTTCACAACCTTTAATAAGATGGTAAGTGGGCACGGAAACTTTCTATAAATCTTTCTCCACGTTCTTCAAATGTTTTATATTGATCCCAACTTGCACATGCAGGTGATAGTAAGACAACGTCATTCGGTTCGACTACATCTTGTACCTTTTTAACAGCGTCTTCAATATCTGTAGCTTTCACCACTAACTTACCTTGACTATTGCCAAGCTTAGCAAATTTTTCTTGAGTTTGACCAAAAACAACCATGACACGTACATTCTTCATATAAGGTATTAATTCATCGAAATCATTACCACGATCTAAACCACCACATAACCAAACGATTGGTTGCTTGAATGAATTTAATGCAAATTGTGTAGCAAGTGTGTTTGTAGCTTTAGAATCATTGTAATACTTGTTAGTGCGATTTGTACCTATATATTGTAATCTGTGATCTATACCAGAGAATGTCGTTAAACTATCTATAATTGCTTTTATTGGAACACCAGCTAAGATTGAAGCTAACACTGCAGCTAGAATATTTTCTAAATTATGTTCCCCAGGTAATACTAAATCATCTATATTAATGATTCTTATTCCTTGGTAAACAATAAACCCATCTTTAATATAAATACCGTCTACTTCTTGTTGAGTAGAGAAATACAATGTTTTAGCTTTCAAATTTTCAGACTCAATTAAATGTCTTTGATGATAATTACATATTAGGTAATCATTTTCTGTTTGATTTTTGTAAATCTGTTTCTTTGCATTTTGGTAGTTTTCAAGCGTTTCGTGATAATCTAGATGAGCAGAATATATATTTGTGATAATCGCAATATGCGGACGATATTGCTCTACACCTAGTAATTGGAATGAAGATAATTCAGTTATTAGATATTCATTAGGTGATGTTTCTTGTGCTACTTTAGATGCTACATAACCTATATTTCCAGAGAGTCTACCAGTCAATCTACTTTTCTTAAACATATCGCCAATTAAAGAACTCGTAGTTGTTTTACCATTAGTTCCAGTTATAGCTATAATCGGTGCTTCTGATATTAAATAACTTAATTCTACTTCAGTTAATATTTTTAAATGTCGCTGATATGCTTCTTGAATTATAGAAACTGTATAAGGAATACCAGGATTTTTTACTATAATTGGCTCATTATCTAATAATGATAAAGGATGTCCACCATCAACTATTTTAACTCCTAACGCCTCTAAATCCTTGGCATGAGGATCTTGTGACAAGTCTTTACCATCATTTACAGTCACATTGGCACCTAATTTGATTAATAACTTAGCTGCTTCATATCCGCTTTTGGCTAGTCCTACTACAAGAACATCTTTATTTTCTAATCCTGTATAATTGAGCATGCTAATGCACTCCTATCCATAATCCGATTAATCCTGAAATTAAACCTGCTGTCCAGAACACTGTCACTACTTTCCATTCTCCCCAACCACTTAATTCAAAGTGATGATGAATCGGGCTCATCTTAAAGATACGTTTTTTTGTAAGTTTATATGAAGCAACTTGCAACATAACTGAAGCTGTTTCAATTACAAATACCAGCCCAATTAGTAACAATGATAATTCTTGATTTAGCATAATTGAAATTGTTGCGAAAATTCCACCTAAAGCTAAACTACCAGTGTCTCCCATAAATACCTTTGCGGGATTAAGGTTATACGGTAGAAATCCTAATAATGCAAAAATCATTATAATACAAAATGCTCCAATTGCTGGTGAATCTAAAACAAAGCTCATAATGGCGTACATTGTAAAACCAATGATTGATAATCCTGTTGCTAAGCCATCTAAACCATCTGTTAAATTCACAGCATTTGAGAATCCAACTTGCCAAAAAACAATAAAAATCACATATGCAAAAGATAATGGAATACTAATATTTGTAAAAGGTATGTTTAGATTAGTTGAAAATTCTACAAGATGGAAAACATCACTTAGTAAAAAGAATACAACTGCAATTGCAATTTGTGCTAGAAATTTCTGCTTACTTGTTAAACCTTGGTTATTTTTCTTAACGACGATGATGTAATCATCAATAAAACCTATTAAACCAAAACCAATTGTTACAAATAATAATAAAATGATTGGATTTGAATTATCTACAAAGAAAATTGCAATAATTGAGGTAATGATAATACTAATTAGAAAAGTCAAACCACCCATTGTTGGTGTGCCTGTTTTTTTCATATGGCTTTGTGGACCTTCTTCACGAATGCTTTGTCCAAATTTCATTCGCTTCAGCGTTGGAATTAAAATAGGTACTAAGATAAAAGTAATTAATAGTGCGATAACCGCAAGTATAAAAAGCATAATTGTCTCCTTTATATATTTAATTTTTAGTTTTGTCTTCTGAGTTTATTAATTGATAATATCTCGTTCATTTTATCAATATTTTAAAGTAAATTCATTTAAAATTTGTATGAGATCGAATGACGCCTTTTGAAGTAACACGAGCTAAAAAGAGAATGATATAACTACCCACTCACTTCTATTTGCTACTAAAGTTCTATTTTGTAACCTATGCTCACTGTGCTTGTCACAACTTTTAGACGTTCATTCAATTCTCATAACTTATCATCTACTTTTTTAAGTCAAATCATAATTACTCGTTAGAATCTTGACTATTGTTTGTCTGTTGTTCTTGTTCAGAAGAGCTAGAAGTATCATTCTTATTGTCTTTTTCCTTATCGTCTGAAGAAGAACTAGCTTTATCTTTATTAGAAGAGTCATTTGATGCTGTCTCATTGTCATTCGTATTCGTCGATGTATCGTCAGGATCTTCTGGAGATAATTCAATTTCAACCTTACTATTGTCTTTTAATGTGGTTCCATTGTTAACCGATTGTTTTGTTACATAGCCACTACCTTTAGTTGTAACGTTAATGCCAGTTAATTCTTGGAAGGCAAGTACATCATCTTTTGTCCAACCTTTCATATTTGGCATTGTAATATCACCATCAGTTAATAAGAGCACCTTACTATTAGGCAATAATTTTTTATTTGCTTTAATGGATTGAGATTTGACGTTATCTCCATTACCAATAACTGTTGCTTGTAAATCTTCAGATTTCAAACTTTCCTTTGCTTTATCAGTAGATTGTCCAGTTACATTTGGTACTTTTGAATATTGTGCAGATTTTGTTTCATCTTTTTTAGAACCTACATTTAAATATTTAAGTGTATTTTCCATAATTGGTTTAAAAGCCTTACTTACACCCATTTCATAAGCTTCTTGATCATTCTTTTGAGCTAAGCTCATACCGGCATAAACAATAACTTTGGGATTTTTCTTAGGCGCATCACCAATGAAACTTACAAAGTATGGATTTTCACCCTTAACATATCCGCCGCTCTTTTCATCCGCCACTTGGGCAGTACCTGTCTTACCTTCAATATCATAACCATCTACTCTATAATTCATCGCATGACTCTTCTTACTATTAACTACTTTATCTAATTCTGTTTCCACTTTACTTGCGGTAGAAGCAGTAATTGGTTTGCCAGCAATTTCTTTTTCGCCTTGATAGAACGTCTTTTTGGAAATTGGATTTTTAATACTATCCACAAACCACGGTTTAAGCATATTCCCTTTATTAAAAAAGGCAGATTGTGCCTGAATCATTTGTACCGGCGTAACAGTTGTAGATTGCCCGAATGCTGACGTTTTTTGTTGCAATTCATTCGACCAAGCGATATTACCTTCTGCTTCGCCATCAAATAGACCACCAGTTGGTTTACTAAAGCCAAATCTTTCGTACCATGATTTCATTTTGTCAGCACCTACTAAGTCTTGTAAGTGCATCATCAGTGTATTTGAAGAATAAGTAAAGCCTAATGACATTGGAATTTCGCCCCAACCAGTTTTATTCCAGTCGGAAATTCTAGAACCCATGATATCACGATGTCCAGACTCATATTTTTTCTTAGGATTAAACTTACCTTCCTGTATAGCTGCCGCTAAACCAAATGATTTAAAAGTAGAACCTGGTTCATACGTATTTTGATATAAATCATTCGCCCATTTTTTCCCGAAATCTTCACCTGTCTCAGGATTAAACGTAGGACGTTGACTGAATGCTAAGATTTCACCTGTTTTAGCATCCATGACAACAGCAAATAAATCTTTTGGTTGATACCTCTTAACCATATCATCCAATGCTTCCTCAACGAATACTTGAATATTTGAATCAATTGTTAAATGAACATCATCACCACGTTTAGGTGATTTTTCATTTTTAGTATTTGGAGCAATATATCCCCAAATATCTTGTATATAAGATAATGCACCTTTAGTTCCACTTAAATAACTATCAAAGATTTTTTCAACACCAAGTGCACCTTTTAATTCGCCTGTATCTGGATTTTTTTGTGCCATTCCTATTAAGTGAGACGCAAAATTACCATTTGGATAAAAGCGTTCAGTTTCTGGATATAATGTAATACCTGGTAAGTCCATTTTTTCCAGTTTTTGTTTATCTTGATAAGTTAAATTAGTTCCTTTTTGACCAAATTCCACTTGGAAAGCTTTTTTCTGATTAAGTTGTTTTTCAATTTCTTCCGGTTTCATGTCTATAATTTTAGAAAGTTCTTTAGCTGTCTTCTTTTTATCCTCTACATAGCGAGGTTTGTCTCCACTTTTACCTGCGCTTTTATCGACTACCGCTACAACTTTATATCTTTCGACATCTTCGGCAAGAATTTTACCGTTTCTATCATAAATCTTGCCTCGTTCAGCTTGTTCATTGTTTTGAACTAAATATTTTTCATTCGCTCGCATTACTAAATCTTGTCCATCAGAATGCCCTGTGATCATAATATATGAATATCTTAAAACCAATATAAAAAAGAGCAGTCCGAATATACCAACAAGGAGGACTGCTCCTAATTTATTTTTTCTAATTTTAATTTTTCGCTTCGCCATTTGTACGCACTACCTTTACATTGTCGTTATTTAGGCTCATACCTTGTGCTTTAGCCTTGTCGTAAATGCGTTGGTAAGAAGAACTTTTCTTAATTTCAGATTGAATTGCGCTATTTTCACTTGATTGTTGTTCAATTTTGGAGTCTAAATCTGCAATCTTTCCATTCGTATCATACGCATCCATTTTTAAAGATAGCATATAAATAGCAATAACTGCAATTGCAGTAACAAGTGTTATGTATAAGTATTTCTCAAATCTTGTGAGTTGAACTACAACCTTCTTAGTAACTGTTCTTGTTTGTGGTTCCGATTGAGGTTGTTGTTTCGGTATACTATTGTGCTGGACGTCTTCATATGGTTCATATATTTCTTCTACAGCCATCGTCAATTACTCCTTATTTTAAAATTTCTGCAACACGTAATTTTGCACTGCGCGCTCTGTTATTTTCATCCAAATCTGTATCCGTTGCCGTAATTGGTTTACGATTTACTCTTTTGAGTTTAGGTGTGTAAGCTTCAGGAATAATTGGTAACCCTCTAGGCACATCAGGACCCTTTTCATACTCTTGAAACATTTGTTTGCATAATCTGTCTTCTAAAGAGTGGAAAGTGATTACTGAAATTCTGCCTCCAACTTTTACAAGCTCGATTGCCTGCTCAATTGAATCTTCGAATGCAGATAATTCGTCATTAACAGCAATACGTATAGCTTGAAATACACGTTTTGCAGGATGACCACCTTTTCTTCGAGCTTTAGCAGGAATGCCCTCTTTAATGATGTCAACTAGCTCTAATGTAGTTTCGATAGGCTGATGTTCACGATGTGCTTCGATTCGTCTCGCTATTTGTTTAGAAAATTTCTCTTCACCATAGCGATAAAAAATCTTAACAAGTGCTTCATATGGCCATTGATTGACTACTTCGTATGCGCTAAGTTGCTGCGTTTGATCCATTCTCATATCAAGTTTAGCATCATGATGATAACTAAATCCTCGCTCTGGAACATCCAATTGTGGACTAGAAACGCCTAAGTCATAATAAATCCCGTCTACCTTTTCAATGTTTAAGTTTTTTAAAATGTCAGTTAATTCTCTAAAATTACTATGCACGAACGTGACTTTATGTAGATGATCTTTCAATACCTCTTTAGCATTATCTAATGCTGTAGTGTCTTGATCAATCGCAATTAATCTACCGTCATCGTTTAATTGATTTAATAAATAGAGTGCATGACCCGCGCCACCAAGCGTACAGTCTACGTAAATACCATCTTCTTTGATGTCTAAATAATCAATTGTTTCGTTAAGCATGACGCTAATATGATGAAACACGACTTATTCCTCCATTAAAAATCAAAATCTATTAAATCTTCAGCAATATCTTCGAAACTCTCTTCAGATTCATCATAAAAATCATTCCAAGTTTCTCTATCCCAAATTTCAATTCGATTTGAAACACCTATTACTGTACATTCTTTAGTTAAACTAGCGTACTTCCTCAAATTTTGAGGAATGTTAATACGCCCTTGCTTATCCAATTCCACTTCGATGGCACCTGAGAAGAACATACGCATAAACTTACGTGCGTCTTTCTTTGTCATAGGTAAGGTTTTCATTTTTTCTTCTATTTGTTGCCACTCTTCAAGTGTGTAACCGAATAAACATTTATCAAGGCCTCGCGTGATAATAAAACGTTCGTTTAAGTCATATCTAAACTTAGATGGAATTATCATACGTCCTTTAGCATCAAGTTGATGTTCGTATTCTCCCATGAACATTATTATCACCTCACCTTATTTATAATTTACCACATATCCCCACTATCCTCCACTAATTCTGTAAAATATCTTAAAATTCTTTTTTTTATACAAAAAAACCTATTTTAT contains the following coding sequences:
- the ftsA gene encoding cell division protein FtsA, coding for MEEHYYVSIDIGSSSVKTIVGEKFHNGINVIGTGQTYTSGIKNGLIDDFDIAKQAVKDTIKKASIASGVDIKEVFLKLPIIGTEVYDEANEIDFYEDTEINGTHIEEVLEGIRQKNDVADTDVIDVFPIRFIVDGDNEVSDPKELIARHSLRVEAGVIAIHKSILINMIKCVESCGVDVLDVYSDAYNYGSILTATEKELGACVIDIGEDLTQIAFYERGELVDADSIELAGRDITDDIAEELNTTYETAEKIKHQYGHAYANSASDQDVFSVDQVDSDELVEYTQKDLSAVIERTMQDIFDEVFDVLVDLGLTRVNGGFIVTGGSSNLLGVKELLNTMVNEKIRVHTPSQMGIRKPEFTSAISTISSSITFDELLDYVTMSYQDNDEFEEEVIEDNEREHTSKSGGFDWFKRKSNKNENTYEEDYNEPHERTDKVDDDDKYDSNESHHDTTEHYDDQEQPQKEEGKFKKLMKSLFE
- a CDS encoding cell division protein FtsQ/DivIB, which produces MKDKRRKDNKVSSIQSLIEKRNRELNNEEHLSNHDANHKDKNKISTDDAQLYKINKPNETSKQQDQNQSIDEDNFNNQSNESEQLEQNEAIEQSNETSDENAQNVESTKTNDSHRLSTNSSENTYKLSIKDRVKEFNDNRKRKKHAKSTQFDHLSPQERKEQLRIQRRKRQKRIQYVIITFLVLLIILFLLYMFTPLSRISNIKISGNNNVSNSQVEKALDVKDNSRMYTYSKRKGIQNLKKNDLIKDVKIKKQLPNTLKVQITENQVVGVVKEKNKYVPIIEGNQELKNFDGNIAGSGPILEGFKGEEKSNMIKSLSKMSPEIRDMISEIKYAPKQNSPNRILLYMQDDMQVVGNIKTIANKIKYYPQMSQSLSKDDSGNLKTQGYIDLSVGASFIPYNENSSGDSKSDQNVRQKSQQETDAKDELQSALNKINEQSDSNN
- the murD gene encoding UDP-N-acetylmuramoyl-L-alanine--D-glutamate ligase, with protein sequence MLNYTGLENKDVLVVGLAKSGYEAAKLLIKLGANVTVNDGKDLSQDPHAKDLEALGVKIVDGGHPLSLLDNEPIIVKNPGIPYTVSIIQEAYQRHLKILTEVELSYLISEAPIIAITGTNGKTTTSSLIGDMFKKSRLTGRLSGNIGYVASKVAQETSPNEYLITELSSFQLLGVEQYRPHIAIITNIYSAHLDYHETLENYQNAKKQIYKNQTENDYLICNYHQRHLIESENLKAKTLYFSTQQEVDGIYIKDGFIVYQGIRIINIDDLVLPGEHNLENILAAVLASILAGVPIKAIIDSLTTFSGIDHRLQYIGTNRTNKYYNDSKATNTLATQFALNSFKQPIVWLCGGLDRGNDFDELIPYMKNVRVMVVFGQTQEKFAKLGNSQGKLVVKATDIEDAVKKVQDVVEPNDVVLLSPACASWDQYKTFEERGERFIESFRAHLPSY
- the mraY gene encoding phospho-N-acetylmuramoyl-pentapeptide-transferase; the protein is MLFILAVIALLITFILVPILIPTLKRMKFGQSIREEGPQSHMKKTGTPTMGGLTFLISIIITSIIAIFFVDNSNPIILLLFVTIGFGLIGFIDDYIIVVKKNNQGLTSKQKFLAQIAIAVVFFLLSDVFHLVEFSTNLNIPFTNISIPLSFAYVIFIVFWQVGFSNAVNLTDGLDGLATGLSIIGFTMYAIMSFVLDSPAIGAFCIIMIFALLGFLPYNLNPAKVFMGDTGSLALGGIFATISIMLNQELSLLLIGLVFVIETASVMLQVASYKLTKKRIFKMSPIHHHFELSGWGEWKVVTVFWTAGLISGLIGLWIGVH
- a CDS encoding penicillin-binding protein encodes the protein MAKRKIKIRKNKLGAVLLVGIFGLLFFILVLRYSYIMITGHSDGQDLVMRANEKYLVQNNEQAERGKIYDRNGKILAEDVERYKVVAVVDKSAGKSGDKPRYVEDKKKTAKELSKIIDMKPEEIEKQLNQKKAFQVEFGQKGTNLTYQDKQKLEKMDLPGITLYPETERFYPNGNFASHLIGMAQKNPDTGELKGALGVEKIFDSYLSGTKGALSYIQDIWGYIAPNTKNEKSPKRGDDVHLTIDSNIQVFVEEALDDMVKRYQPKDLFAVVMDAKTGEILAFSQRPTFNPETGEDFGKKWANDLYQNTYEPGSTFKSFGLAAAIQEGKFNPKKKYESGHRDIMGSRISDWNKTGWGEIPMSLGFTYSSNTLMMHLQDLVGADKMKSWYERFGFSKPTGGLFDGEAEGNIAWSNELQQKTSAFGQSTTVTPVQMIQAQSAFFNKGNMLKPWFVDSIKNPISKKTFYQGEKEIAGKPITASTASKVETELDKVVNSKKSHAMNYRVDGYDIEGKTGTAQVADEKSGGYVKGENPYFVSFIGDAPKKNPKVIVYAGMSLAQKNDQEAYEMGVSKAFKPIMENTLKYLNVGSKKDETKSAQYSKVPNVTGQSTDKAKESLKSEDLQATVIGNGDNVKSQSIKANKKLLPNSKVLLLTDGDITMPNMKGWTKDDVLAFQELTGINVTTKGSGYVTKQSVNNGTTLKDNSKVEIELSPEDPDDTSTNTNDNETASNDSSNKDKASSSSDDKEKDNKNDTSSSSEQEQQTNNSQDSNE
- the ftsL gene encoding cell division protein FtsL, with the translated sequence MAVEEIYEPYEDVQHNSIPKQQPQSEPQTRTVTKKVVVQLTRFEKYLYITLVTAIAVIAIYMLSLKMDAYDTNGKIADLDSKIEQQSSENSAIQSEIKKSSSYQRIYDKAKAQGMSLNNDNVKVVRTNGEAKN
- the rsmH gene encoding 16S rRNA (cytosine(1402)-N(4))-methyltransferase RsmH, encoding MFHHISVMLNETIDYLDIKEDGIYVDCTLGGAGHALYLLNQLNDDGRLIAIDQDTTALDNAKEVLKDHLHKVTFVHSNFRELTDILKNLNIEKVDGIYYDLGVSSPQLDVPERGFSYHHDAKLDMRMDQTQQLSAYEVVNQWPYEALVKIFYRYGEEKFSKQIARRIEAHREHQPIETTLELVDIIKEGIPAKARRKGGHPAKRVFQAIRIAVNDELSAFEDSIEQAIELVKVGGRISVITFHSLEDRLCKQMFQEYEKGPDVPRGLPIIPEAYTPKLKRVNRKPITATDTDLDENNRARSAKLRVAEILK
- the mraZ gene encoding division/cell wall cluster transcriptional repressor MraZ, whose protein sequence is MFMGEYEHQLDAKGRMIIPSKFRYDLNERFIITRGLDKCLFGYTLEEWQQIEEKMKTLPMTKKDARKFMRMFFSGAIEVELDKQGRINIPQNLRKYASLTKECTVIGVSNRIEIWDRETWNDFYDESEESFEDIAEDLIDFDF